The sequence below is a genomic window from Acidobacteriota bacterium.
GGCTCATGCAGGGTGTGGACGTGAGGACGGTGCAGAAGCTGATGGGGCACTCTGCGATCAGCACGACGATGCGCTACGCAGGGTACGTCAGTTCGCATGCGCTCCAGAGCATTCGAGAGGCACAGGCTAACGAAGACTCACAAACGCAACAGGCAACAAACAGGCAACGGGTAGGAATCAAGGAACAATGAATGGAGGGGATAATTGGGATAAACTGTTGATAATAAAGGATATAGATCGTAGATCATTTGGGCCGAGTGACGGATTTCCTATCCCCACTGCCTCGGAGGGACAGGAAGGTCCCCTCCCAAATCTCAGAACGTCTACACCAACAGTTTCTCCATCACCCGGCCGGCCACGTCGGTGAGGCGGAACTCTCGGCCCATGTAGCGGTAGGTGAGCCGGGTGTGGTCCAGGCCGAGGCAGTGCAGCAGGGTGGCCTGCAGGTCGTGGACGTGGATCGGGTCTTCCTCGATCCGGATCCCGAAGTCGTCGGTTCGCCCCACCACCTGGCCCCCCTGGATTCCCCCGCCGGCCATCCAGAGGCTGTAGGCGGAAGGCTGGTGATCTCGGCCCGCGTAGCTGGCGTCCTCTGGCCGCCTCAATTCCACCATGGGTGTCCGCCCGAACTCGCCGCCCCAGACCACCAGGGTCTCCTCCAGCAGGCCCCGCTGCTTCAGGTCCTTGAGCAGGGCCGCCGTAGGCCGGTCGATCTTGCGGGTGCGTTTGGGGATCTTCTTGTTGATCTCGGTGTGGTCGTCCCAGCCGTGGTCCATCATCAGGACGAAACGGACGCCCCGCTCCACCATGCGCCGGGCCAGCACGCAGTTGGCCGCAAACTGGCGCTCGGCCTTGTCCGTGCGGTCGAGGCCATAGAGTTCCCGGATCCCGGCCGGTTCGGTGGAGAGATCGGTCAGCTCCGGAGCCGCCGTCTGCATGCGGAACGCCAGCTCGTAGTTGGAGATGCGGGAGGCGATCTCGGCGTCTCCGGTGGACTCCCCATGTTGCCGGTTCAGATCCCGGATCAGGTCCAGCGACGCCCTCTGGGTCGAGCGGCTGACGCCGGGCGGGTTGCCCAGGTAGAGAATCGGATCGCCCGACTGGCGAAAGACCGTTCCCTGGTAGTGGGAGGGAAGAAATCCGCTGGCGAAATTGGTGGACCCGCCGCTGGTGCCTCCCGGGCCGGAAGTCAGGACCACGAATCCGGGGAGGTTGCGGGACTCGCTCCCCAGGCCGTAGGAGATCCAGGCGCCGAGGCTGGGACGGCCCATCTGAATGGTTCCGGTGAAGAGCAGCAGTTGTCCCGGGTGATGGTTGAAGGAGTCGGTGTGCATGGAGCGGACCAGGCAGATGTCGTCGGCGCAGGAGCCGATGTGGGGAATCAGCTCCGAGAGCTCCATGCCGCATTGGCCGTAGCGCCGGAAGGGGACGGAGCTGGCCAGGATCGACGCCGAAGGCTGGATGAAGGCGAATTCCAGTCCTTCGGTCTGCGACTTGGGAAGCGGGCTGCCGTGGTATTGGTCCAGGGCCGGTTTGTGATCGAAGAGCTCGTACTGGCTGGGGCCACCCTCCATGAACATGAAGATGAAGTTCTTGGCCTTGGGCGCGAAGTGGGGCGCCGCCGGTTGAAGCGGGCCGCCTGGAGTGGGAGCGGCGGTCAGTCCGTCCAGGGTGAGAAGGTCGGCCAGGGCCATGACGCCGATTCCGGAGGCGCAGTTCTGCAGGAAGTCCCGCCGGCCTTGAAGTTCACGAAGTTGAAAGGGAGTCATCTCTATTCCCGGGTGATGAACTCGTCCAGGTTCAACACGGCCCTGGCTGCGGTGGTCCACAACGCCACCTGCAGAGAATCCAGATCGGAGCCGGACCCGGCCGCAAGGTCTTTCACCGACTCCGGTTCCTCCTGGAAAATCGCCCTCTGGCGCTCAAAGAACCGACGGAAACGGCGGAGTTCCGCGGGACCGGGTTCCCGGCTCAAGCAGAGATGGTAGATGAGATGGAGGCGGTCTTCCCAGCGGGGCGGCGCCTCTCGGAGCGTGCGCACCGCCAGGAACCGGGCGGCTTCCAGGAAGACGGGATCGTTGAGCAGGTTCAGGGCCTGGAGCGCCGTGTTGGAGCGGTCCCGGCGGCAGACGGTGGCGCTGGCGTCGGGAGCGTCGAAATTCACCATCTGGGGATACGGGGCGCTTCTCTTGAACAGCACATAGAGCCCGCGCCGGAAGCGGTCCGCACCGGAACTGGACTCCCAGTCGGACTTGCCGTAGGTGATCTCGGAGACCCAGTCGGGCTGAGGGGGACGAACGCTCTTGCCGCCGACTCGCGAATCCAGCACGCCGGCGGCCGACAATGCGGCGTCGCGGATCAACTCGGCGGAGAGGCGCAGCCGGCTCTGACGGGCCAGCAGGACGTTCTCCGGATCCATCTCCTCTGAATTCCTTTCGACCCGGGAGGCCTGACGGTAGGTGGCCGAGGTCACCAACCGGCGCAGCATTTGCTTCCGGCTCCACTCCTGGCGCATGAATTCGGAACCCAGCCAGTCCAGAAGAGCCGGATGGGAGGGCTTGGATCCCTGGATCCCGTAATCCTCCGGGGTCCTCACCAGGCCGCTGCCGAACAGTTCCTGCCAGAATCGATTGGCGGCGACCCGGGCGGTCAGGGGATTGTCCTCATCCACGAGCCACCGGGCCAACCGCAGACGGGGTGGCTCCATACCGTTGTGGAAGGAGGGCAACCACGCGGGCGTACCGGGTTGGACCTGGACACCGGGAGCCCGGTAGTCCCCGCGCAGGGCGATATGGGTGGCGGCCCGCATGTCCTGGATCACATAGGCCCGTGTCACGTCGGGGAAGGAGGTTTCCAGCTCGGCCAGCTTCCCCTTCAGGTCCTTCAGCTTCTCGCTCAGGGCCTCGTCCCTGGCGATTTCCGGACCGGTGTATTTGAAGAAATAGTGGGTCACGCGGTCGTTTTCCCGCCAGGTGCGGCCCGCGGGACCCGAACGAAACAACTCAAGGGCCCGGTCCAGCTCGTTGAGAATGGCGCCTCGGAGAATGTCGTCCCAGTCCAAGTGTTTTCCCGGGTGCTCCGCCGCCTCCAGGAGCATGGTCTCCCATCGCGCCTGCAGCCGGGGAATCGAGATCTCGCCGTTGTCCAGAAGCTCTTTTCTCTGCTGGCGGTAGCGGGGGAACTCTTCCAGGTAGGGCTCCATTTCTCCGGGGAGCGGTGCGTCCATCTCCCGGGCCTGGGTCTGATTGAAGAAGGCCAGGAACTGGTAGTACTCCTTCTGGCTCAAGGGATCGTACTTGTGGTCGTGACACTGGGCGCAACCCAGGGTCAGGCCCAGCCAGACCGTGCCCATGGTGTTGGTCTGGTCCACCGTCTCCTCGAACCGGACCTGGCCTCGAGGCACGCCCGCTTCCCGGTTCTTGAGGCCGCTGCGCAGGAATCCGGTGGCGACCCGTTGTTCCACGGATGCCTCCGGCAGCAGGTCGCCGGCCAACTGCTCGATGGTGAACTCGTCGAAGGAAAGGTCCCGGTTCAGGGCCTGGATCACCCACTGCCGCCAGCGCCAGGCGTGGGGACGGAGCAGGTCCTTCTCGTAGCCGTCGCTGTCGGCGTAGCGGGCTAGATCCAGCCAGTGGCGGGCCCATTTCTCGCCGTAACGGGGCGATGCCAGGAGCCGGTCCACCAAGCGCTCATAGGCGTCGGGCCGTTCATCTGCCAGGAACGCCTCCACTTCCTCGACGCTGGGCAGGAGGCCAGTCAGATCCAGGCTGACCCTTCGGATCAGGGTCTCCTTGGGGGCCATGGGGGAGGGGGCCACCCCTTCCTGCTCAAGACGGTTTCGGATCAACGAATCAATCGGGGACCGGTCCCAGGGTTTGGGGGATTCCGGCAGGGTCCTGGGCCGGTCGATGGGGCGGAACGACCAGTGCCGGTCCTGCTTTGGAAAGACTGAATCCGAGTCGGATCGAACCATCGTGCCCCGGGGCCACGGGGCTCCCTGGTCGATCCAACGGGTCAGCACCTTGATCTGATCCGGATGGAGGGGAGGCGCCGCCAGGGGCATGCGAGCAGTGGGGTCGTCGCTGGTCAGTCGCCGGATCAGGGCGCTGGCGCCCCCGTCGCCCAAGACCAGAGAGGGTCCCGAGTAGCCCCCTTCAATCGCGCCCTCCCGGCTGTCCAGACGGAGGCCGTTCAGTTGCTGCGAGGGACCGTGACACTGGACGCAGTGGTTCTCGAGTAGAGACCGGACTTCTTGAGCCAATTGGTCGGGGACCGCCGCTGAAGGGGAGGCCATCCCGAAACCGGCTCCGAGGAGTCCGAAAACAATGAGAACGCGGTATTTGCAGGTCATGGCAATGCGGCTCCCATTGTACATGGGCCCGGTGGGCTTGGCAGCGGCGGCGGAAGAGGCTTCCTGTGTCGCGGAAGCGGAGATTGGGACGCAGGCGTTACTGGCCGCGAGCCGGTGGTGGAATCACGGGCGGACGGGGGATGGCCTCCGTGGGTCTCTTCAAGGTCAGATCTTCGAACAGTAGAGACGGTGTCACCAGAGACACCAGAGGCGTTCCAAAGGAGCCTCCGGCGCTGAAGTCGAAAAGCATGCTGAATCCACGTGCACGACGTTGATATTCAGTGTCGTATTTCATGGGCACGTCCGACGCCGCAACGATGTCTCTGAAGCTGGACTCGCTGAACCCCGAAAGG
It includes:
- a CDS encoding PSD1 and planctomycete cytochrome C domain-containing protein, which gives rise to MTCKYRVLIVFGLLGAGFGMASPSAAVPDQLAQEVRSLLENHCVQCHGPSQQLNGLRLDSREGAIEGGYSGPSLVLGDGGASALIRRLTSDDPTARMPLAAPPLHPDQIKVLTRWIDQGAPWPRGTMVRSDSDSVFPKQDRHWSFRPIDRPRTLPESPKPWDRSPIDSLIRNRLEQEGVAPSPMAPKETLIRRVSLDLTGLLPSVEEVEAFLADERPDAYERLVDRLLASPRYGEKWARHWLDLARYADSDGYEKDLLRPHAWRWRQWVIQALNRDLSFDEFTIEQLAGDLLPEASVEQRVATGFLRSGLKNREAGVPRGQVRFEETVDQTNTMGTVWLGLTLGCAQCHDHKYDPLSQKEYYQFLAFFNQTQAREMDAPLPGEMEPYLEEFPRYRQQRKELLDNGEISIPRLQARWETMLLEAAEHPGKHLDWDDILRGAILNELDRALELFRSGPAGRTWRENDRVTHYFFKYTGPEIARDEALSEKLKDLKGKLAELETSFPDVTRAYVIQDMRAATHIALRGDYRAPGVQVQPGTPAWLPSFHNGMEPPRLRLARWLVDEDNPLTARVAANRFWQELFGSGLVRTPEDYGIQGSKPSHPALLDWLGSEFMRQEWSRKQMLRRLVTSATYRQASRVERNSEEMDPENVLLARQSRLRLSAELIRDAALSAAGVLDSRVGGKSVRPPQPDWVSEITYGKSDWESSSGADRFRRGLYVLFKRSAPYPQMVNFDAPDASATVCRRDRSNTALQALNLLNDPVFLEAARFLAVRTLREAPPRWEDRLHLIYHLCLSREPGPAELRRFRRFFERQRAIFQEEPESVKDLAAGSGSDLDSLQVALWTTAARAVLNLDEFITRE
- a CDS encoding DUF1501 domain-containing protein, producing the protein MTPFQLRELQGRRDFLQNCASGIGVMALADLLTLDGLTAAPTPGGPLQPAAPHFAPKAKNFIFMFMEGGPSQYELFDHKPALDQYHGSPLPKSQTEGLEFAFIQPSASILASSVPFRRYGQCGMELSELIPHIGSCADDICLVRSMHTDSFNHHPGQLLLFTGTIQMGRPSLGAWISYGLGSESRNLPGFVVLTSGPGGTSGGSTNFASGFLPSHYQGTVFRQSGDPILYLGNPPGVSRSTQRASLDLIRDLNRQHGESTGDAEIASRISNYELAFRMQTAAPELTDLSTEPAGIRELYGLDRTDKAERQFAANCVLARRMVERGVRFVLMMDHGWDDHTEINKKIPKRTRKIDRPTAALLKDLKQRGLLEETLVVWGGEFGRTPMVELRRPEDASYAGRDHQPSAYSLWMAGGGIQGGQVVGRTDDFGIRIEEDPIHVHDLQATLLHCLGLDHTRLTYRYMGREFRLTDVAGRVMEKLLV